A window of Natrinema versiforme contains these coding sequences:
- the cofG gene encoding 7,8-didemethyl-8-hydroxy-5-deazariboflavin synthase subunit CofG, whose protein sequence is MFPGASEYGVDIAVDDGAVDELLQISPSDVEAPPSLTFSRNVFIPLTTACRYTCTYCTYFDPPGQASLLSLEEVREICQRGADAGCTEALFTFGDDPDERYTEIHAQLEEWGHDSIHTYLREACEVALEEGLLPHANPGDQTREQMAAVADVNASMGVMLETTAEVGAHAGPRRKVPGQRLRTLKNAGELDVAFTTGILVGIGEDWRDRAESLLAIRELHERYDHIQEVIVQPVVDNERWSDGSPDLATMRQVTAMARVALPEAVSVQVPPNLAPAKELIDCGVDDLGGVSPVTDDHINPEYKWPALRELEAIADHAGVPLGERLPVYERFLPADLRTTGFDGTLADGADGDREWISPTIRDALGRDDSAGRRYRSVLRDETAATAD, encoded by the coding sequence ATGTTTCCCGGGGCGAGCGAGTACGGCGTCGATATCGCGGTCGACGACGGAGCCGTCGACGAGCTGTTACAGATCAGCCCGAGCGACGTCGAGGCACCGCCGTCACTGACCTTTTCCCGAAACGTGTTCATCCCGCTGACCACGGCCTGTCGCTACACCTGTACCTACTGCACCTACTTCGACCCGCCGGGACAGGCCTCCCTGCTCTCGCTCGAGGAGGTCCGCGAGATCTGTCAGCGCGGGGCCGACGCCGGCTGTACGGAGGCGCTGTTTACCTTCGGCGACGACCCGGACGAGCGCTACACCGAGATCCACGCGCAACTCGAGGAGTGGGGACACGACTCGATCCACACCTACCTGCGGGAGGCGTGCGAGGTGGCCTTAGAGGAGGGACTGCTCCCCCACGCGAATCCGGGCGATCAGACCCGCGAGCAGATGGCGGCCGTCGCGGACGTCAACGCCAGCATGGGCGTGATGCTCGAGACGACCGCCGAGGTGGGCGCACACGCGGGGCCGCGGCGCAAGGTGCCCGGCCAGCGGCTCCGGACCCTGAAAAACGCGGGCGAACTGGACGTGGCTTTCACGACCGGTATTCTGGTGGGGATCGGCGAGGACTGGCGCGACCGCGCGGAGAGCCTGCTGGCGATCCGCGAGTTACACGAGCGCTACGACCACATCCAGGAGGTGATCGTCCAACCGGTCGTGGACAACGAGCGCTGGTCGGACGGCTCGCCCGATCTCGCGACGATGCGGCAGGTGACGGCGATGGCCCGCGTCGCGCTCCCCGAGGCGGTCTCCGTGCAGGTCCCGCCGAACCTCGCCCCCGCGAAGGAACTGATCGACTGCGGCGTCGACGATCTGGGCGGCGTCTCGCCGGTCACCGACGACCACATCAACCCCGAGTACAAGTGGCCCGCGCTGCGCGAACTCGAGGCGATCGCCGACCACGCGGGCGTGCCGCTCGGCGAACGGCTCCCGGTCTACGAGCGGTTCCTGCCCGCAGACCTGCGGACGACAGGGTTCGACGGCACCCTCGCCGACGGCGCGGACGGCGACCGGGAGTGGATTTCGCCGACGATTCGGGACGCGCTCGGTCGAGACGATTCGGCCGGCCGGCGCTACCGATCCGTGCTCCGGGACGAGACGGCGGCTACAGCTGACTAA
- a CDS encoding cyclase family protein has product MHVDLSHPIETGMQTYPDDPAVAVRPHATHEDHGVRVDALECGSHTGTHVDAPAHTEPDGKTLEAFPLERFAVDAVRIDCRDLGAREPIPADRVPAVDADLAAFWTGWDAHWGTDRYLEHPYLSPAAAEACVEREFDVAVDALNPDPTPTENAGEDEPAGFQAHHALLGDERLILENLTNLESVGDRFELRAYPLALSSDGAPVRAIGIVETV; this is encoded by the coding sequence ATGCACGTCGATCTGAGTCACCCGATCGAGACCGGGATGCAGACGTACCCGGACGACCCGGCCGTCGCCGTCCGGCCGCACGCGACCCACGAGGACCACGGCGTCCGCGTCGACGCCCTCGAGTGTGGCAGCCACACCGGAACCCACGTCGACGCGCCCGCCCACACCGAACCCGACGGAAAAACTCTCGAGGCGTTCCCGCTCGAGCGGTTCGCCGTCGACGCGGTCCGGATCGACTGCCGTGATCTCGGGGCCCGCGAGCCGATCCCGGCGGACCGGGTTCCGGCCGTCGACGCCGATCTCGCCGCGTTCTGGACGGGGTGGGACGCCCACTGGGGCACCGATCGCTACCTCGAGCATCCGTACCTCTCGCCGGCAGCGGCCGAGGCGTGCGTCGAGCGTGAGTTCGACGTGGCCGTGGATGCGCTCAACCCCGATCCAACTCCGACGGAAAACGCCGGTGAGGACGAGCCAGCGGGGTTTCAGGCACACCACGCGCTGCTCGGCGACGAGCGGTTGATCCTCGAGAACCTGACGAACCTCGAGTCGGTCGGGGATCGCTTCGAACTCCGTGCGTATCCGCTGGCGCTCTCGAGCGACGGCGCGCCGGTGCGGGCCATTGGGATCGTCGAAACGGTCTAG
- the cofH gene encoding 7,8-didemethyl-8-hydroxy-5-deazariboflavin synthase subunit CofH — MERPVTEADLTFDHVPETDQSFENALAKARDGERLAVDDAIELLTTGTESEGIDRKRKERVLEAADRRRAEQVGEEVTFIANLNNNVTTACNVGCLFCNFKDAAHTFESETEIETAGFTKTPAESREIVSDAVERGIYEVTSVSGLHPAFALDEEHRDLLDDHPNPKEVNYKPPERYDTSPGTYTDQISAMSVDGVHVHSMTPEEAYHARRGTDWSYEEVYRRLKDAGLDTVPGTAAEILVEEVRDVICPGKIGTEDWLEAMEAAANVGLGMTATIMYGHVENEAHRALHLKRIRDLQDRTGNITEFVPLSFVHQNTPLFEHDVVSSGPSIDEDELLIAVSRLFLDNVDHIQSSWVKYGDEQGLKMLNCGADDYMGTILSEEITKRAGGGFGEFRSFEDYVEMIASIGRVPVERSTDYEQRRVIDPDDPPFGPRLGPKADGTPLLTRAEREERALPADD, encoded by the coding sequence ATGGAGCGACCGGTGACCGAGGCCGACCTCACGTTCGATCACGTTCCCGAGACCGACCAGTCCTTCGAGAACGCACTGGCAAAGGCGCGCGACGGCGAGCGACTCGCGGTCGACGACGCGATCGAGTTACTCACCACAGGGACCGAGAGCGAGGGGATCGACCGGAAACGCAAGGAGCGCGTGCTCGAGGCGGCCGACCGCCGCCGGGCCGAGCAGGTCGGCGAGGAGGTCACCTTCATCGCGAACCTGAACAACAACGTCACGACGGCCTGTAACGTGGGCTGTCTGTTCTGTAACTTCAAGGACGCCGCCCACACCTTCGAGAGCGAGACGGAGATCGAGACGGCCGGCTTCACGAAGACGCCCGCGGAGTCCCGCGAGATCGTCTCCGATGCGGTCGAGCGGGGGATCTACGAGGTCACGTCGGTCTCCGGGCTCCACCCCGCGTTCGCGCTCGACGAGGAACACCGGGACCTCCTCGACGACCACCCGAACCCGAAGGAAGTCAACTACAAGCCCCCCGAACGGTACGACACCAGCCCCGGCACCTACACGGACCAGATTTCGGCGATGAGCGTCGACGGCGTCCACGTCCACTCGATGACGCCCGAAGAGGCCTACCACGCCCGCCGGGGCACCGACTGGTCCTACGAGGAGGTCTACCGGCGGCTGAAAGACGCTGGCCTCGATACCGTTCCCGGAACCGCGGCCGAGATCCTCGTCGAGGAAGTCCGCGACGTGATCTGCCCGGGCAAGATCGGCACCGAGGACTGGCTCGAGGCCATGGAGGCCGCCGCGAACGTCGGACTCGGGATGACTGCGACGATCATGTACGGCCACGTCGAGAACGAGGCCCACCGCGCGCTGCACCTGAAACGAATTCGGGACTTGCAGGACCGGACCGGCAACATCACCGAGTTCGTCCCGCTCTCTTTCGTCCACCAGAACACGCCGCTGTTCGAACACGACGTGGTCTCGAGCGGCCCGAGCATCGACGAGGACGAACTGCTGATCGCCGTCTCGCGGCTGTTCCTCGACAACGTCGACCACATCCAGTCCTCGTGGGTCAAGTACGGCGACGAGCAAGGGTTGAAGATGCTCAACTGCGGGGCCGACGACTACATGGGAACGATCCTCTCCGAGGAGATTACTAAACGAGCGGGCGGCGGCTTCGGCGAGTTCCGCTCGTTCGAGGACTACGTCGAGATGATCGCCTCGATCGGCCGCGTCCCCGTCGAACGCTCGACCGACTACGAGCAGCGCCGCGTCATCGACCCCGACGACCCGCCCTTCGGTCCCCGACTCGGCCCAAAGGCCGACGGCACGCCGCTGCTGACTCGAGCGGAACGGGAGGAGCGGGCGCTTCCGGCCGACGATTGA
- a CDS encoding phosphoribosylaminoimidazolesuccinocarboxamide synthase, which produces MTSVKEFRIEEAATADDLGRGSFVFTDDYSVFDWGKMPDQIPQKGASLCTMGAFNFELLEAEGVPTHYRGVVENGDIIPLEDASHPPWEMAIDLTQVPELPHEGREYDYDSYHDAAGENYLIPLEIVFRNRVPVGSSLRDRTDPADHGLAFESWPDEAVDLEDPIVEFTTKYEESDRHLDRDEADSIAGKAAIEDLESLAREVNRIVTEQADSAGLVHEDGKIECLYYGGEIRVGDVVGTFDENRFSYEGTQLSKEVLRQYHKRTQPEWVQAVDAAKAEAKRENVADWKSLCDEEPESLEDGVLETARDLYCAGANAYTGQEFFDAPPLSSAIGAVRRL; this is translated from the coding sequence ATGACGAGCGTCAAAGAGTTCCGCATCGAGGAGGCGGCGACCGCCGACGACCTCGGTCGCGGCTCGTTCGTCTTCACCGACGACTACTCGGTGTTCGACTGGGGGAAGATGCCCGACCAGATCCCACAGAAGGGCGCGAGCCTCTGTACGATGGGTGCGTTCAACTTCGAACTGCTCGAGGCCGAAGGCGTCCCCACCCACTACCGCGGGGTCGTCGAGAACGGCGACATCATCCCGCTCGAGGACGCGTCCCACCCGCCGTGGGAGATGGCCATCGATCTCACGCAGGTGCCCGAGCTTCCCCACGAGGGCCGCGAGTACGACTACGACAGCTACCATGACGCGGCCGGCGAGAACTACCTGATCCCCCTCGAGATCGTCTTCCGCAATCGGGTCCCCGTCGGCTCGAGCCTGCGGGATCGGACCGACCCCGCCGACCACGGCCTCGCGTTCGAGAGTTGGCCCGACGAGGCCGTCGACCTCGAGGACCCGATCGTCGAGTTCACCACGAAGTACGAGGAGAGCGACCGCCACCTCGACCGCGACGAGGCCGATTCGATCGCCGGCAAGGCAGCCATCGAGGACCTCGAGTCCCTCGCCCGCGAAGTCAACCGGATCGTCACCGAACAGGCCGACTCGGCCGGGCTGGTCCACGAGGACGGCAAGATCGAGTGTCTCTACTACGGCGGCGAAATTCGCGTCGGCGATGTCGTCGGCACGTTCGACGAGAACCGCTTCAGCTACGAGGGCACCCAACTCTCCAAGGAAGTGCTCCGCCAGTACCACAAGCGCACCCAACCAGAGTGGGTCCAAGCCGTCGACGCCGCCAAGGCCGAGGCCAAACGAGAGAACGTCGCCGACTGGAAGTCGCTCTGCGACGAAGAACCGGAATCCCTCGAGGACGGTGTCCTCGAGACCGCTCGCGACCTGTACTGTGCGGGTGCCAACGCCTACACCGGCCAGGAGTTCTTCGACGCACCGCCGCTCTCGAGCGCGATCGGTGCGGTTCGGCGGCTCTGA
- a CDS encoding DUF2267 domain-containing protein — translation MQESEFYGLVQEAGHLDTTDRAQAATEAVMATLAETLTGGEAENVAAQLPDELAGIVEDADHDAAGYDREDFVERVSEQLRGTDVEPDDAEQYADAVTDALAVALTDGELQDLKAQLDDDLGPLFEGVTVDRENV, via the coding sequence ATGCAAGAAAGCGAGTTCTACGGACTGGTACAGGAAGCGGGCCACCTCGACACGACGGATCGCGCGCAGGCCGCGACCGAGGCCGTCATGGCGACACTCGCCGAGACGCTGACCGGCGGCGAGGCCGAGAACGTCGCCGCACAGCTCCCCGACGAACTGGCCGGGATCGTCGAAGACGCCGACCACGACGCCGCCGGCTACGACCGCGAGGACTTCGTCGAACGGGTGAGCGAGCAACTCCGCGGGACGGACGTCGAGCCCGACGACGCGGAACAGTACGCCGACGCGGTGACCGACGCCCTCGCGGTCGCGCTGACCGACGGCGAACTGCAGGATCTGAAGGCCCAACTCGACGACGACCTCGGTCCGCTGTTCGAGGGCGTGACAGTCGACCGCGAGAACGTCTGA
- a CDS encoding formyltetrahydrofolate deformylase, which translates to MTTDVTEITVIGDDDTGLVANVTSLLFERGINIEDLDQAVRDGVFRMYLAVDTSEMVCTEATLREDLRDLGDDLDLDVQVRFPADRETQQIAVLVTKESHCLEALFEAWANDDLGADIGVVIGNHDDLQPLAEHYDVPFHDIGDEGGQQNEDRLLELLAEYDVDLIVLARYMRILSPNVVFRYEDRIINVHPSLLPAFPGAEAYRQAVEEGVRVAGVTAHYVTTDLDQGPIITQRAFDVPDDADLDVMKRRGQPLEADALLEAVQLHLNGDVSVHRGRTSVRENGTQYQLGLPEELDEFTPDRPVDGIGSAVAEDN; encoded by the coding sequence TTGACGACCGACGTAACCGAAATCACGGTGATCGGAGACGACGACACCGGGCTGGTCGCCAACGTGACCAGCCTCCTGTTCGAGCGCGGGATCAATATCGAGGACCTCGATCAGGCGGTCCGCGACGGCGTCTTCCGGATGTATCTCGCCGTCGATACCTCCGAGATGGTCTGTACGGAAGCGACGCTCCGGGAGGACCTCCGCGACCTCGGCGACGACCTCGACCTCGACGTCCAGGTCCGGTTCCCCGCCGACCGGGAGACCCAACAGATCGCCGTCCTCGTGACGAAGGAGAGTCACTGCCTCGAGGCGCTGTTCGAGGCGTGGGCCAACGACGACCTCGGCGCGGATATCGGCGTCGTGATCGGCAACCACGACGACCTCCAGCCGCTGGCCGAGCACTACGACGTGCCGTTTCACGACATCGGCGACGAGGGCGGCCAGCAAAACGAGGATCGACTGCTCGAACTCCTCGCGGAGTACGACGTCGACCTGATCGTCCTCGCGCGGTACATGCGCATTCTGAGCCCGAACGTCGTCTTCCGCTACGAGGACCGGATCATCAACGTCCATCCCTCCCTGCTGCCGGCGTTCCCCGGCGCGGAGGCCTACCGACAGGCCGTCGAAGAGGGCGTTCGCGTGGCCGGGGTCACTGCCCACTACGTCACGACCGACCTCGATCAGGGACCGATCATCACCCAGCGCGCGTTCGATGTCCCCGACGACGCCGACTTGGACGTGATGAAACGCCGCGGCCAGCCCCTCGAGGCCGACGCCCTGCTCGAGGCCGTCCAACTGCACTTAAACGGCGACGTGTCGGTCCACCGCGGCCGAACGTCGGTCCGGGAGAACGGCACCCAGTACCAGCTCGGCCTGCCCGAGGAACTCGACGAGTTCACACCGGACCGGCCGGTCGACGGCATCGGCAGTGCGGTCGCCGAAGACAACTGA
- a CDS encoding HalOD1 output domain-containing protein has translation MTVTPDDHGRSRIDRERKTAFVSHDWAGTESLTTTIVSTVAELSGNDPTDVERLYDRIDPESLEALFAPANSAASRSTGQVSFQLDAYTVTVHATGDIVVARAA, from the coding sequence ATGACAGTAACACCGGACGACCACGGCCGATCACGAATCGATCGCGAACGGAAGACGGCGTTCGTCTCGCACGACTGGGCGGGGACGGAGTCGTTGACGACCACGATCGTCTCGACGGTTGCGGAACTCTCCGGGAACGACCCGACTGATGTCGAACGACTCTACGACCGGATCGATCCCGAGAGCCTCGAGGCGCTCTTCGCGCCGGCGAACAGCGCCGCGAGCCGAAGCACCGGGCAGGTATCATTCCAGTTGGACGCGTACACGGTCACCGTTCACGCGACGGGCGACATCGTCGTCGCGCGAGCGGCGTAA
- the purS gene encoding phosphoribosylformylglycinamidine synthase subunit PurS → MTAYTATVTVRLKRGVLDPEAETTTQALERLGFELEELRSADRFEIDLEADSADGARERADEMAERLLANPTIHDYDVEVAER, encoded by the coding sequence ATGACCGCCTACACCGCGACGGTGACGGTTCGACTCAAACGGGGCGTCTTGGACCCCGAGGCCGAGACGACGACGCAGGCCCTCGAGCGGCTGGGCTTCGAACTCGAAGAGCTGCGATCGGCTGACCGCTTCGAGATCGACCTCGAGGCCGACTCCGCGGACGGTGCGCGCGAGCGCGCAGACGAGATGGCCGAACGGCTGCTGGCGAACCCGACCATCCACGACTACGACGTGGAGGTCGCCGAACGGTAG
- the purQ gene encoding phosphoribosylformylglycinamidine synthase I, producing MTVSIIRFGGSNCDRDAERALAHLDIDAEIVWHEDGLPEDTTGVVLPGGFSYGDYLRAGAMAARSPIMAEVREAAADGVPVLGVCNGAQIGCESGLTEGAFTTNESARFQCEHVYLRVERADTPWTAAYDEGEVIEIPIAHGEGRYEIDDDRLADLEDEGRVLFRYCDENGETGPDVNPNGSKHNVAGVLGDRESVAVLMPHPERATLPDVGPTDGQGVLRGFESEASGV from the coding sequence ATGACGGTTTCGATCATCCGATTCGGCGGCTCGAACTGTGACCGCGACGCCGAGCGCGCGCTGGCACACCTCGACATCGACGCCGAGATCGTCTGGCACGAGGACGGACTCCCCGAGGACACGACGGGCGTCGTCCTCCCTGGCGGGTTCTCCTACGGCGACTATCTCCGCGCGGGGGCGATGGCGGCTCGTTCGCCGATCATGGCCGAAGTTCGAGAGGCCGCGGCCGACGGCGTGCCGGTGCTGGGCGTCTGTAACGGCGCACAGATCGGCTGCGAGTCCGGCCTGACCGAGGGCGCGTTCACGACGAACGAGAGCGCCCGCTTCCAGTGTGAACACGTCTACTTGCGCGTCGAGCGCGCGGACACGCCGTGGACCGCCGCCTACGACGAGGGTGAGGTCATCGAGATCCCCATCGCCCACGGCGAGGGCCGCTACGAGATCGACGACGACCGATTGGCCGACCTCGAGGACGAGGGTCGAGTCCTCTTTCGCTACTGCGACGAGAACGGCGAGACGGGACCGGACGTGAATCCGAACGGGTCCAAGCACAACGTCGCCGGCGTCCTCGGCGACCGCGAGTCCGTCGCGGTGTTGATGCCACACCCGGAGCGCGCGACGCTGCCCGATGTCGGACCCACCGACGGACAGGGGGTCCTCCGCGGATTCGAATCGGAAGCAAGCGGCGTATAG
- a CDS encoding PAS domain S-box protein, giving the protein MGTNSGPDTRAVVVGSDTGTVLERPLAERGVTTETVRTTDACLESLSAVDCVVIGDTLPDADPVDCCRAVRDRRSDIPIIAFPDDGSEALAGAVVAAGADGYVPRSQGHETLATRLNALLEERRADAETTTDTGTAADAAESGSPEPADDPSDRLELLVEQSPLAIIEWNLAFEVRNWNPAATELFGYTAEEAAGESAVDLIVPESERAAVHEYWNDLVSGSTDGQPSRQVNRNVRADGTPMTCEWFNTPLVEDGEVVSVLSFGQDITADRKRANALEALQATTQELLRAGSADEIADIVMAATEDVIDRALGAIRIYDEDSETLELAGVTSALDEHTDDISSISSADGVLWDVYTDDEPTLLEDVSRISYDIDLDVENALLHPLGDHGLLSVGAAGADELDDAEIHLLNALAATAEAALDRAARERELERTETVVETVGDCVYQLDPDGRFVTVNETMMGTTGYDRDDLLGEHVSTVLTDESVERGRRQVRDLVADDDRRVTTYEITLTGPDGERTPAEVNMSLLYSDGEIDGTVGIARDISDRKRMERKLVDRKSKIEGLHSVASRLDDCESRAAIYDVAVEAAEDVLDFDVCLVNSIRDDSFVTEAASAGLETDLEGRRPIGEGVAGQAYRTQRSIRVDGSAASDAVPEIDDCRSVLSVPIGDRGVFQAISAEPNSFTASDEELAELLLSHVTDALDRIAYEKRLRAERDRFAALFEHVPDAVVSVSRLADGPIVEDVNPAFERCFGYDESELVGTPIDQVIVPPDRKTDAERLNQLGSRGEVSETAVKRRTVDGLRDFRLRVVPMEMDRSSDRAFALYTDITAQKQRQKRLEILNRVLRHDLRNGMNIINGCAEMLADAVDDADREYVETIQCRTNELIGLAEKTRTVERVLDRDEVAAGPVDFSEAVEQAVSRLESAYDVDISCSLPDRAFARADEYLRTAVFQVLENAVEHTDRSRPTIDVTLRDPPDSELLTLSIADDGPGMPEEERELLEGDREITQLRHASGIGLWLVNWVVAQAGGELSFTDNEPRGTVVTLEVPRADAESIQSASDGTATGD; this is encoded by the coding sequence ATGGGCACGAATAGCGGACCGGACACCCGAGCCGTCGTCGTCGGTTCCGACACCGGAACCGTCCTCGAACGCCCCCTCGCGGAGCGCGGCGTGACGACCGAGACCGTTCGGACGACCGATGCGTGTCTCGAGTCCCTCTCGGCTGTCGACTGCGTCGTGATCGGGGACACGCTCCCCGACGCCGACCCCGTCGACTGCTGCCGGGCGGTTCGAGACCGCCGGTCCGATATTCCGATCATCGCTTTTCCAGACGACGGCAGCGAAGCCCTCGCGGGCGCAGTCGTCGCCGCGGGAGCAGACGGTTACGTCCCTCGCTCGCAGGGACACGAAACGCTCGCGACGCGGCTCAACGCGCTACTCGAGGAGCGACGGGCCGACGCGGAGACGACCACCGACACGGGAACGGCCGCCGACGCGGCCGAGTCCGGGTCGCCGGAGCCGGCCGACGACCCCTCGGACCGCCTCGAGTTGCTGGTCGAGCAGTCGCCGCTCGCGATCATCGAGTGGAACCTCGCGTTCGAGGTACGAAACTGGAACCCGGCGGCGACCGAACTGTTCGGCTACACCGCCGAGGAGGCCGCGGGCGAATCCGCGGTCGACCTGATCGTTCCGGAGTCGGAGCGAGCGGCCGTCCACGAGTACTGGAACGACCTCGTCAGCGGGTCGACCGACGGGCAGCCGTCCCGGCAGGTAAACCGCAACGTCCGCGCGGACGGCACGCCGATGACCTGCGAGTGGTTCAACACGCCGCTCGTCGAAGACGGCGAGGTCGTCAGCGTCCTCTCGTTCGGACAGGACATCACGGCCGACCGCAAGCGAGCGAACGCCCTCGAGGCGCTCCAAGCGACGACCCAAGAGCTACTGCGAGCCGGATCGGCCGACGAGATCGCCGACATCGTGATGGCGGCGACCGAGGACGTGATCGATCGGGCGCTCGGCGCGATCAGGATCTACGACGAGGACAGCGAGACGCTCGAGTTGGCCGGCGTCACGTCGGCGCTCGACGAACACACCGACGACATCTCGTCGATTAGTTCGGCGGACGGCGTCCTCTGGGACGTCTACACCGACGACGAGCCGACTCTCCTCGAGGACGTCTCGCGAATCTCGTACGACATCGATCTCGACGTCGAGAACGCACTCCTCCATCCGCTCGGCGACCACGGCTTGCTGTCGGTCGGCGCGGCGGGAGCCGACGAACTCGACGACGCCGAGATCCACTTACTCAACGCCCTCGCCGCGACTGCCGAAGCGGCGCTCGATCGGGCAGCGCGCGAACGCGAACTCGAGCGGACGGAGACCGTCGTCGAGACGGTCGGCGACTGCGTCTACCAGCTCGACCCCGACGGTCGGTTCGTCACGGTCAACGAGACGATGATGGGAACGACCGGCTACGACCGCGACGATCTCCTCGGCGAACACGTCTCGACGGTCCTCACCGACGAGAGCGTCGAACGGGGACGCCGACAGGTTCGGGACCTCGTGGCCGACGACGATCGGCGCGTCACGACCTACGAAATCACGCTCACGGGTCCCGACGGGGAGCGGACGCCGGCCGAGGTCAACATGTCTCTGTTGTACTCCGACGGCGAGATCGACGGCACGGTCGGCATCGCTCGCGACATCAGCGACCGCAAGCGCATGGAACGGAAACTGGTCGATCGGAAGTCGAAGATCGAGGGGCTCCACAGCGTCGCCTCCCGGCTCGACGACTGCGAGAGCCGCGCGGCGATCTACGACGTGGCCGTCGAAGCCGCCGAAGACGTCCTCGACTTCGACGTCTGTCTCGTCAACAGCATCCGCGACGACTCCTTCGTCACGGAAGCCGCGTCCGCCGGCCTCGAGACCGACCTCGAGGGACGGCGGCCGATCGGCGAGGGCGTCGCCGGGCAGGCCTACCGCACGCAACGATCGATCCGCGTCGACGGGAGCGCGGCGAGCGACGCGGTCCCGGAGATCGACGACTGCCGGTCGGTCTTGAGCGTCCCGATCGGGGATCGCGGCGTGTTTCAGGCGATCTCGGCGGAGCCGAACTCGTTTACCGCGTCCGACGAGGAGTTAGCGGAGCTGTTGCTGTCCCACGTTACCGACGCCCTCGATCGAATCGCCTACGAGAAGCGGCTGCGAGCCGAACGCGACCGGTTCGCGGCGCTGTTCGAGCACGTCCCCGACGCCGTCGTCAGCGTCAGCCGGCTCGCGGACGGGCCGATCGTCGAGGACGTCAATCCAGCGTTCGAACGGTGCTTCGGCTACGACGAGTCGGAACTCGTCGGAACGCCGATCGATCAGGTCATCGTTCCGCCCGACAGAAAGACCGACGCCGAGAGGCTCAACCAACTGGGCAGCCGCGGCGAGGTGAGCGAGACAGCGGTCAAGCGCCGGACCGTGGACGGACTGCGCGATTTCAGGCTTCGAGTCGTCCCGATGGAGATGGACCGGTCGTCGGATCGTGCGTTCGCCCTCTACACCGACATCACCGCCCAGAAACAGCGACAGAAGCGACTCGAGATCCTCAATCGCGTCTTGCGCCACGATCTGCGCAACGGCATGAACATCATCAACGGCTGTGCGGAAATGCTCGCGGACGCCGTCGACGACGCGGATCGGGAGTACGTCGAGACCATCCAGTGCCGGACGAACGAACTCATCGGCCTCGCGGAGAAGACCCGAACCGTCGAACGAGTCCTCGACCGCGACGAAGTCGCGGCCGGGCCCGTCGATTTCTCCGAAGCCGTCGAACAGGCAGTGAGCCGCCTCGAGAGCGCCTACGACGTCGATATCTCCTGTTCGCTACCGGATCGAGCCTTCGCCCGGGCCGACGAGTACCTCCGGACGGCCGTCTTTCAGGTGCTCGAGAACGCCGTCGAACACACCGACCGGTCGCGACCGACCATCGATGTGACGCTGCGTGACCCGCCAGATAGCGAGTTACTGACGCTGTCGATCGCCGATGACGGCCCCGGGATGCCCGAGGAAGAGCGGGAACTGCTCGAGGGCGACCGGGAGATCACGCAACTTCGCCACGCCAGCGGGATCGGGCTCTGGCTGGTCAACTGGGTCGTCGCGCAGGCCGGCGGCGAACTCTCGTTTACGGACAACGAGCCCCGCGGGACCGTCGTCACACTCGAGGTTCCCCGCGCCGACGCGGAGTCCATCCAGTCCGCGTCGGACGGCACGGCGACCGGCGACTAG